Proteins from a genomic interval of Uloborus diversus isolate 005 chromosome 4, Udiv.v.3.1, whole genome shotgun sequence:
- the LOC129221069 gene encoding monocarboxylate transporter 12-like: MVVVKKDSTRKAADERTMSPPPDGGWGWVVVFASFMIHVIADGVTYTFGIFYYEFLKYYGSSKGTTAWVASIMVGTTYCIGPVASGLTNKYGCRAVTVAGAVLAGTGLAISTLAPDVLFLFFSTGLCTGAGLGLMYLPSIVSVTCYFEKQRAFATGVAVCGSGIGTFALAPLTEYLVEAYGWKGAMLLIAGLVLNCAVFGALFRPLEPPKLSACSAPLLVPEGDRSPFQADRKTILEETPFAEDLATPKLTNGFVSLSKPDLSTTTNGYSTHPSTPCESKANGFAKLRSNFEKKEDASCRNSLLLPSEFLRRKVEGGPLSSFVCSSASLAQTNKELSQLSSLSQSHAGGGLMCRKDIFYSGSLVSLAKYRSNPNLPYHSGGVDSPEKRREKEGCCPAQKSLCCPEEILSALREMTDFSLLRDPVFLLFAVSNFLTSIGFNVPYVYTKDRAAELGIGGEQASLLLSVIGVSNTVGRVTLGFLSDRACVNRLWIYNVSLILCGLATVLSCYADDYTLMAMYCATFGATAGAYVSLTSVILVDLLGLDKLTNAFGILLVFEGISCLLGPPITGWLYDGLGSYDPGFYMSGCMIAASGLILFLVPCLSRKLAPEEQLQPAIKLIAESAA, translated from the exons ATGGTGGTGGTGAAAAAGGATTCGACGAGGAAGGCCGCTGACGAGCGGACGATGTCCCCGCCCCCTGATGGTGGATGGGGGTGGGTCGTGGTCTTCGCGTCGTTCATGATACACGTCATTGCAGACGGCGTGACGTACACTTTCGGAATCTTCTACTACGAGTTTCTCAAGTACTACGGCAGCAGCAAGGGCACGACTGCGTGGGTGGCTTCCATTATGGTCGGCACGACGTACTGTATCG GTCCCGTGGCCAGCGGCCTGACGAACAAGTATGGCTGCCGCGCAGTTACGGTCGCAGGCGCAGTCCTGGCTGGCACAGGCCTCGCCATCAGCACCCTGGCCCCCGACGTGCTCTTCCTCTTCTTCTCGACTGGACTCTGTACGG GTGCGGGCCTGGGCCTCATGTACCTACCATCCATCGTCAGCGTGACGTGCTACTTCGAGAAGCAGCGCGCCTTCGCAACTGGGGTCGCCGTCTGCGGCTCGGGGATCGGTACCTTCGCCCTTGCGCCCCTCACGGAATACCTGGTCGAGGCCTACGGATGGAAAGGTGCCATGCTGCTCATCGCGGGACTCGTTCTCAACTGCGCCGTCTTCGGGGCCCTCTTCAGGCCCCTCGAGCCCCCCAAGCTCAGCGCCTGCAGCGCCCCCCTGCTGGTCCCCGAGGGCGACCGAAGCCCCTTCCAAGCCGACCGGAAGACGATTCTGGAAGAGACGCCATTTGCGGAAGATCTGGCGACGCCCAAGCTGACGAACGGATTCGTCAGTCTCTCGAAACCCGACCTATCGACGACGACGAACGGCTACAGCACGCACCCGTCCACCCCGTGCGAGAGCAAGGCCAACGGTTTTGCTAAACTCAGATCAAATTTCGAGAAAAAAGAAGATGCTTCTTGCAG GAACAGCCTGTTGCTTCCGTCTGAGTTCCTGAGGAGGAAGGTGGAGGGCGGGCCCCTCTCGAGCTTTGTGTGCTCGTCCGCATCCCTGGCACAGACCAACAAGGAGCTCTCCCAGCTGTCTTCTTTGTCGCAGTCGCACGCGGGGGGCGGCCTCATGTGCCGCAAGGACATCTTCTACAGCGGGAGCCTCGTCAGCCTCGCCAAGTACCGCTCGAACCCGAACCTCCCCTACCACTCGGGGGGAGTGGACTCTCCCGAGAAGAGGCGGGAAAAGGAGGGATGCTGCCCCGCACAGA AATCCTTATGCTGCCCGGAGGAGATCCTCTCCGCCCTGCGCGAGATGACGGACTTCTCCCTGCTCCGGGACCCCGTGTTCCTCCTCTTCGCAGTCTCCAACTTCCTGACTTCGATCGGGTTCAACGTGCCCTACGTCTACACCAAGGACCGGGCGGCCGAGCTGGGCATCGGCGGGGAGCAGGCCAGCCTGCTGCTGTCCGTGATCGGAGTCTCGAACACCGTGGGGCGCGTCACGCTGGGCTTCCTCTCGGACCGCGCATGCGTCAACAGGCTGTGGATCTACAACGTCAGCCTCATCCTCTGCGGATTGGCCACGGTGCTCAGCTGCTACGCCGACGACTACACGCTCATGGCCATGTACTGCGCCACCTTCGGAGCCACGGCCG GAGCATACGTCAGCCTGACATCTGTGATCCTGGTGGATCTCCTGGGGCTGGACAAGTTGACCAATGCGTTTGGAATCCTGCTGGTCTTCGAAGGCATCTCTTGCCTACTGGGCCCACCCATCACAG GTTGGTTATACGATGGTCTGGGCTCCTACGATCCAGGCTTCTACATGTCCGGCTGCATGATCGCGGCTTCTGGCCTCATTCTCTTCCTGGTGCCTTGCTTATCCAGAAAGTTGGCTCCTGAGGAACAGCTGCAACCGGCGATCAAGCTGATAGCAGAATCGGCCGCTTGA